A single genomic interval of Panthera uncia isolate 11264 chromosome A1 unlocalized genomic scaffold, Puncia_PCG_1.0 HiC_scaffold_17, whole genome shotgun sequence harbors:
- the SPINK1 gene encoding serine protease inhibitor Kazal-type 1 codes for MKVTSILLLCALALLGLSGNTRADLLERQAKCDSEIPGCTKIYAPVCGTDGKTYSNECLLCVENKKRQNPVLIKKSGPC; via the exons ATGAAGGTAACAAGCatcctcctcctctgtgccttGGCCCTGTTGGGGCTATCTG GCAACACTAGAGCTGACTTGCTGGAAAGACAG GCTAAATGTGACAGTGAAATACCTGGATGTACCAAGATCTATGCTCCTGTCTGTGGGACTGATGGAAAAACTTATTCCAATGAATGCTTGTTATGTGTTGAAAATAA GAAGCGCCAGAATCCTGTCCTCATTAAAAAATCTGGGCCTTGCTGA